Below is a genomic region from Azoarcus sp. KH32C.
ATCGTGCTGCTGATCGACGAACGCCCGGAAGAAGTCACCGAGATGCAGCGTTCGGTCAAGGGCGAAGTCGTGGCCTCGACCTTCGACGAACCTGCGTCGCGCCACGTGCAGGTTGCCGAGATGGTGATCGAGAAGGCCAAGCGCCTGACCGAGCACAAGAAGGACGTCGTGATCCTGCTCGACTCGCTGACCCGCCTCGCACGCGCCTACAACACGGTGGTACCCGCCTCCGGCAAGGTCCTCACCGGCGGCGTGGACGCCAACGCGCTGCAAAAGCCGAAGCGCTTCTTCGGCGCGGCGCGGAATCTTGAAGAAGGCGGTTCGCTGACGATCATCGCGACCGCGCTGATCGACACGGGCAGCCGGATGGACGACGTGATCTACGAGGAGTTCAAGGGCACCGGCAACATGGAACTGCACCTCGACCGCCGCATGGCCGAGAAGCGGGTGTACCCGGCGATCAACGTCAATCGCTCCGGCACGCGTCGCGAAGAACTGCTGATGAAGGCGGACGTGCTGCAGAAAGTGTGGGTGCTGCGCAAACTGCTGTACGGCATGGACGACATCGACGCAATGGAATTCCTGCTCGACAAAGTCAAGGCGACGAAGAACAACGCCGAGTTCTTCGACGCCATGCGTCGCGGCTGACCACACCGCAAGTCATGAAAAAACGCCACCCTCGGGTGGCGTTCTTGTTTGTGTGGCAGAAGCGCCGACTCGGCGCCTCGCTCGCGATTACTGATATTCGAAAAAGCCCTTGCCCGTCTTGCGCCCAAGGTAGCCCGCCTCGACCATCTCGACGAGAAGCGGCGCGGGGCGATACTTCGGATCCTTGAAG
It encodes:
- the rho gene encoding transcription termination factor Rho; translation: MHLSELKSLHVSQLLEMAVANEIEGANRLRKQELVFALLKNRAKKGEPIYGDGALEVLPDGFGFLRSPDISYLAGTDDIYVSPSQIRRFNLHTGDTIEGEIRTPKDGERYFALVKLDKINGEAPENCKHKILFENLTPLHPNECLKLERDIRGEENVTSRIVDMIAPIGKGQRGLLVAPPKSGKTVMLQHIAHAITANHPDVSLIVLLIDERPEEVTEMQRSVKGEVVASTFDEPASRHVQVAEMVIEKAKRLTEHKKDVVILLDSLTRLARAYNTVVPASGKVLTGGVDANALQKPKRFFGAARNLEEGGSLTIIATALIDTGSRMDDVIYEEFKGTGNMELHLDRRMAEKRVYPAINVNRSGTRREELLMKADVLQKVWVLRKLLYGMDDIDAMEFLLDKVKATKNNAEFFDAMRRG